In the genome of Phlebotomus papatasi isolate M1 chromosome 2, Ppap_2.1, whole genome shotgun sequence, one region contains:
- the LOC129800724 gene encoding cold shock domain-containing protein CG9705, whose protein sequence is MSCQESNKSAAKPPHNPTLQLPDGGFRTKRTRTASTSARALENPVEKGTIKSFCRGKGHGFITPQKEGEDIFVHISDIEGEYVPLPGDEVSYRLCFIPPKYEKTQAIHVNITNLTPEVHTKWEEPPYH, encoded by the exons ATGTCGTGCCAAGAATCCAATAAATCCGCAGCAAAGCCTCCGCATAACCCAACGCTTCAGCTGCCTGACGGTGGCTTCCGGACCAAGAGGACCAGAACAGCTTCGAC GTCGGCTCGGGCTCTGGAGAATCCCGTGGAAAAGGGCACCATCAAGTCCTTCTGCCGGGGCAAAGGTCATGGCTTCATAACGCCTCAAAAGGAGGGCGAGGATATTTTCGTCCACATTTCCGA CATCGAGGGCGAATATGTTCCTCTGCCAGGGGACGAAGTCAGCTACCGACTGTGCTTCATTCCGCCAAAATACGAGAAAACTCAGGCCATTCATGTCAACATCACCAATTTAACTCCCGAAGTTCACACGAAATGGGAGGAACCTCCCTACCATTGA
- the LOC129800714 gene encoding uncharacterized protein LOC129800714 has protein sequence MADAKSPVREIAEKLRTEREKALELLEKSQSPMREIRGNISYLFRPRSSASSGASGRNTRDPHPLSVNLSDLAEDKTLDLEDSPEKLIFDPTEITGRSTMLTKGERRMPKKTAASVIEESFEDILATSRCQNVRELSKSCRESLISDGGRQGSNISFHSDDFVSSDNMKRNMLSEDEREWEKEYFAIPGFKQQQQQQQEIPVDFDGFSGFIHNFSAASDQFSLGAFCNKQSESVRNIIRVGSPTQEAQCLLSSSMSSVASEASAASAASAIGRTYTRDSRDVEHLIEGLNLSESTNKILADIFKRDSRKPFRKAPLDDITTKDANVRVRERISKDKPRGGKENRREEKEYQEFCQFNSSKSPRRNMSQSTLLSGDSTQETENQRSSTRVEPIGARKRSRSSVYGKAALAPAVVEYRRAKSPSNVRELRAISGTLGSPSAESTVTGDRMFLCQTPMDSGKISLPNYALVKGDAMSPAGSAGLTRTTSQISTASEFNHREGYLPLKATHGELSWGSVRLRTSVKKSIQIKNTSAKRLTFRAVIDGPGFQFGSADAPQMTLSLQPQECRSLWIVFGPTVIGPAVGKLVFKPPTSDNIRANRVIPLYGYGGHATVTIKGLQQGPVGSKFLRMGDIKEVMRCFEETITAFNRGPLSAFVNVSVENARPDQRYFTTSVTVSPSKIIIPPSGCASITVQFKPQKDELKKLVKMQKNMDVIVIANLIVLTGDEPTRHRVKHLIQMMPNHSRTTTSALSSLWNTFPREQETDNLEELKENALAIIDLTQGFRSTEIALTLNNSTDDTVMDTSGWDADFEETILFRTITPGTEPEDEKIEATCEEIELFKVEPQEIVWEFLKRETRRIMLTSMSRNMEIFEIETNQPHLVKFSQDGGEIHAKDRSGISVKLIPGPLPKSSITITLKVAHQVISIPVRIGRDPRR, from the exons ATGGCAGACGCCAAATCGCCGGTTCGagaaattgcagaaaaattgCGAACAGAGCGTGAAAAAGCTCTGGAATTGCTGGAAAAATCGCAGTCACCGATGAGAGAGATCAGAGGGAATATTTCATATTTGTTCCGTCCGCGCAGTAGTGCAAGCTCAGGGGCCTCAGGAAGAAACACGAGGGATCCCCATCCTTTGTCCGTGAATCTCAGTGACCTGGCCGAAGACAAGACACTTGATTTGGAAGATTCCCCTGAGAAACTCATATTTGACCCAACTGAGATAACAGGACGCTCCACGATGCTCACAAAAGGGGAGAGGCGGATGCCCAAGAAGACTGCAGCTAGTGTCATTGAGGAGAGTTTTGAGGACATTCTGGCTACCAGTCGGTGCCAGAATGTCCGGGAGCTGAGTAAGAGCTGCAGGGAGAGTTTGATCAGCGATGGAGGGAGGCAGGGCAGCAATATTTCCTTCCATTCAGATGACTTCGTCTCATCGGATAAT ATGAAGAGGAATATGCTGTCAGAGGATGAGAGGGAGTGGGAGAAGGAATATTTTGCCATTCCGGGATTcaagcagcagcagcagcaacaacagGAGATTCCTGTGGATTTTGATGGATTTTCCGGATTTATTCACAATTTCTCAGCTGCTTCTGACCAATTTTCCCTGGGGGCCTTCTGCAATAAACAGAGTGAATCTGTGAGGAATATCATTAGAGTTGGGAGTCCTACGCAGGAAGCACAGTGTCTACTCAGTTCTAGCATGAGTTCTGTGGCTTCTGAAGCTTCTGCAGCATCAGCAGCATCGGCCATTGGAAGGACATACACAAGGGATTCCAGGGATGTTGAGCATTTGATTGAGGGATTGAATCTGTCAGAGTCAACAAACAAAATTCTGGCTGATATCTTCAAGAGGGACTCCCGGAAGCCATTCCGGAAAGCCCCTCTGGATGATATCACTACCAAGGATGCCAATGTCAGGGTGAGGGAGAGAATTAGTAAGGACAAGCCACGAGGTGGCAAGGAGAATCGCCGAGAAGAGAAGGAATATCAGGAATTCTGTCAATTCAACTCTAGTAAATCTCCAAGAAGGAATATGTCTCAGTCAACTTTGCTTTCCGGAGATTCCACCCAGGAGACGGAGAATCAACGTTCCAGCACCCGGGTTGAGCCCATTGGTGCCCGCAAGAGATCCCGATCGAGTGTGTACGGGAAGGCTGCTCTGGCTCCTGCTGTGGTTGAGTATCGTCGAGCAAAGTCACCCAGCAACGTTCGAGAATTGAGAGCGATCTCTGGAACTCTGGGGTCTCCCTCGGCAGAATCTACTGTCACTGGCGATCGCATGTTCCTCTGCCAGACGCCCATGGACTCGGGGAAGATATCCCTGCCCAATTATGCGCTCGTGAAGGGAGATGCAATGAGTCCGGCTGGGAGTGCAGGATTAACCAGGACCACTTCGCAGATAAGCACGGCCAGTGAATTCAACCACCGAGAGGGATACTTGCCGCTCAAGGCGACTCACGGGGAGCTGTCCTGGGGCAGTGTGAGACTCAGGACGTCCGTCAAGAAGTCCATCCAGATCAAGAACACATCAGCAAAAAG ATTGACTTTCCGGGCGGTTATAGACGGGCCTGGATTTCAATTTGGAAGTGCCGATGCACCCCAAATGACCCTCAGTCTCCAGCCACAAGAATGTCGGTCCCTATGGATTGTTTTTGGACCGACAGTCATAGGTCCGGCTGTTGGGAAATTGGTGTTTAAGCCTCCAACATCTGATAACATTCGAGCCAATCGCGTGATTCCTCTGTACGGCTACGGGGGTCATGCGACGGTTACCATTAAGGGATTGCAGCAGGGACCAGTTGGATCGAAATTCCTGCGAATGGGTGACATAAAGGAGGTCATGAGGTGCTTCGAGGAGACAATTACTGCTTTCAATCGAGGACCACTGAGTGCCTTTGTCAATGTCAGTGTGGAGAATGCGCGTCCGGATCAGAGATACTTCACAACATCCGTCACTGTGTCTCCGTCCAAAATAATCATTCCACCTTCGGGATGTGCCAGTATTACCGTTCAGTTTAAGCCGCAGAAGGATGAACTGAAGAAATTGGTGAAGATGCAGAAGAATATGGATGTGATTGTGATTGCGAATCTTATTGTGCTTACGGGAGATGAACCGACGCGGCATCGTGTGAAGCATCTCATTCAGATGATGCCGAATCATTCTCGGACAACCACGAGTGCTCTGTCGAGTCTCTGGAATACCTTTCCGAGGGAACAGGAGACGGATAATCTGGAGGAATTGAAGGAGAATGCTCTGGCAATTATTGATCTGACCCAAGGGTTCCGAAGCACAGAAATCGCTCTGACTCTCAACAACAGCACTGATGATACAGTCATGGATACATCCGGATGGGACGCAGACTTCGAGGAGACCATCCTATTCCGGACAATAACGCCAGGGACTGAGCCGGAGGATGAAAAAATAGAAGCTACGTGTGAGGAGATTGAATTGTTCAAAGTGGAACCGCAGGAAATTGTCTGGGAGTTTCTAAAGAGAGAAACCCGAAGGATCATGTTGACGTCCATGTCAAGGAATATGGAAATCTTCGAAATTGAAACAAATCAACCGCATTTAGTGAAATTCTCTCAGGATGGGGGAGAAATTCATGCGAAAGACCGCTCTGGCATCAGCGTGAAGTTAATTCCAGGACCATTGCCGAAGAGTTCCATCACAATCACACTGAAGGTTGCCCATCAAGTCATTTCCATTCCCGTTCGCATTGGAAGAGACCCCAGGAGGTAA
- the LOC129800718 gene encoding E3 ubiquitin-protein ligase RFWD3 codes for MDEEDTNQPSALSPRVILYDIVQQSSNAPEQNPEASVDNENVRGSRRRHSESREVSPLSEEDFVMENLKKRKKRGAMKLPSPTQTQKSVEEKKDERDDDGVLCPICYEEWDMSGLHRLTSLKCGHLFGHSCIKRWLNECPSNARVCPSCKTKAAMRDMRFLYAKRLRMVDNSEMERLKMLLEESVREKTRMQAEMSMLRHKYEQKLSENTRLTREIAALRNGSNYSEDLVPKRHERLVIRSMYKLFLEKNIELSRESGCRVIEFGRKTRSLVVSQKSNQELFPGYGVRFVDVGTLKPTTFMHMTSRSIRDVAFDREGEWLAAASADQVVKVFDVTSKLCAATLKCPDDDTSISKMIWSCCFDSSREQSVIVGCQNGRVSRFDMRSPSSPQDFRAQPIDRCPVINIVSIPPDFTLPFGGVLVCTLQNLWLYELAADGMPSDITSLPLDGPFAAMVYDNVTKYILVTLKPSQAINRLTAQYMVGKLDRQDDAIFFKVTNSFSGSTSMPSLYRSALVNLEDDALVAAYVYSSKMLTTWSTRDQVKLQTISVSDPILDLCPFTIEAQTYLGALTDTKCRFYKIE; via the exons ATGGATGAGGAAGACACCAATCAACCCTCTGCCTTGAGTCCCCGTGTAATTCTCTATGACATTGTGCAGCAATCCTCAAATGCTCCAGAACAAAATCCAGAGGCTTCCGTGGACAATGAGAATGTCCGGGGTAGTAGGAGACGTCATTCAGAATCCCGGGAGGTATCACCTCTATCAGAGGAAGATTTTGTAATGGAGAATCTGAAGAAGCGGAAAAAGCGTGGTGCTATGAAGCTCCCATCGCCAACTCAAACGCAAAAATCCGTGGAGGAAAAGAAGGATGAGCGGGATGACGATGGGGTCCTGTGTCCTATTTGCTATGAGGAATGGGACATGTCCGGATTGCACAGGTTGACATCACTAAAGTGTGGGCACCTTTTTGGACACTCTTGCATCAAGAG ATGGCTGAATGAGTGCCCCTCGAATGCCAGAGTATGTCCTTCTTGCAAAACAAAAGCCGCCATGCGCGATATGCGCTTCCTCTACGCTAAGCGCCTCCGAATGGTGGACAATAGCGAGATGGAGCGTCTGAAAATGCTCCTGGAAGAGTCTGTACGGGAGAAAACTCGCATGCAAGCTGAAATGTCTATGCTACGGCATAAGTATGAGCAGAAATTGAGTGAGAATACTCGTCTGACGCGGGAGATTGCCGCACTGAGGAACGGTAGCAATTATTCGGAAGATCTTGTGCCGAAGAGACACGAAAGACTGGTAATTCGGTCAATGTACAAGCTCTTCCTGGAGAAGAATATTGAGTTGAGCAGAGAATCTGGGTGTAGGGTTATAGAATTTGGCAGAAAAACAAGATCTCTGGTGGTATCACAGAAATCCAATCAGGAGTTATTTCCGGGCTATGGTGTAAGGTTTGTGGATGTGGGAACGCTCAAGCCAACGACGTTTATGCATATGACGAGTCGATCGATCAGGGATGTGGCCTTTGACCGAGAGGGGGAATGGCTGGCGGCAGCATCGGCAGATCAGGTGGTCAAAGTTTTCGATGTGACGTCGAAACTTTGTGCAGCAACGCTGAAGTGTCCAGATGATGATACTTCGATATCCAAGATGATTTGGTCGTGCTGTTTCGATAGTTCTAGAGAGCAGTCGGTGATTGTGGGTTGTCAGAATGGGCGAGTAAGTCGTTTCGATATGCGAAGCCCGAGTAGTCCGCAGGACTTTCGAGCTCAACCCATTGATAGGTGCCCTGTGATAAACATTGTGAGCATCCCACCTGACTTCACACTGCCTTTTGGAGGTGTACTCGTTTGTACGCTTCAGAATCTCTGGCTTTACGAATTAGCAGCTGACGGTATGCCCAGTGACATTACGTCGCTTCCCCTCGATGGTCCCTTCGCTGCCATGGTCTACGATAACGTTACCAAGTACATTCTGGTTACCCTGAAACCAAGCCAGGCCATCAATCGTCTTACAGCTCAGTATATGGTTGGAAAACTTGATAGACAGGATGACGCTATCTTCTTCAAAGTCACCAACAGCTTCTCGGGTTCCACCAGCATGCCGTCTTTGTACCGTTCAGCCCTTGTTAATCTGGAGGACGACGCACTAGTGGCAGCCTACGTTTACAGCTCAAAGATGCTCACCACTTGGTCAACGCGGGATCAAGTGAAGCTACAGACCATTTCTGTGTCGGATCCTATTCTGGATCTCTGTCCTTTCACGATAGAGGCACAAACCTACCTCGGAGCTCTGACTGACACCAAATGTCGCTTCTACAAAATTGAGTGA